CCCGACCAGGGCGACGATTTCGCCGCGGCCGATGCTTAGATCCACGTCGTGCAGGGCACGAACCGATTGGCGGGAGAACAACCCTCCGATGGGGAAGCTCTTGCCCAGCCCGCGGATTTCCAGGGCGGGACCCTGCTCGGCTTCGGGTGAGGCCGATGGGGACAAGACAGGGGTGCTCATGGTGTGGCTCCTTCCAGGGGCGCAGGGTGGACTGCGGACGTGCCCACAATGCCGGCCATGTCGGCCTCGAAGGGAGCGATGAAGTGGCCCGGTGCCGCTTCGGTGAGGTCCGGGATGTTCCGGAACTTCACGCCTTCGGGCAGCCCGGTCAGCGGGACGCGGGGACCGGTCAGGGGCGGGAAGGCACCCATCAGGGCCTGGGTGTAGGGGTGGCGTGGGTGCGTGTAGACGTCCTGAGCCTTGGCCGTTTCGACGATCCGACCGCCGTACATGACGGCCATGCGGTGTGAAAGTTCGACCATGAGGGACATGTCGTGGGTGATGAAAAGGACGGAGAAACCCAGTTCGCGTTGCAGGTCTTTGATTTGCGCCATGATTTCCTGCTGCACCACGACATCGAGTGCCGTTGTGGGTTCGTCCAGGATCAGCAGCGAGGGCTTAAGTGCGACGGCCATGGCGATCACGGCCCGTTGCCGCATGCCGCCGGAGAGTTGGTGCGGGTATGACTTCAGCCGTGCCGGGTCGATCCTGACGAGTTCGAGCAGTTCCCCTGCCCGGCGCAGGGACTCCTTGCGGGAGTAGCCAGCGTGGGTGGTGAAGATGTCCACGATTTGTTCCCCGATGGTCAAGACCGGGTTCAGTGAGTTCATGGCGGACTGGAACACCATGGCTACGTCCTGCCAGCGGAACCGCCGCAGTTCCTCCGGGGTCATCGCCAGGACGTCCTTGCCGCCGAAGGAGATGCTGCCTCCGGCTATTTTGGCGGGGTCTTTGAGCAGGCGCATGATCGAGTTGGCGATGGTGGATTTACCGCAGCCGGACTCTCCTGCCAGGCCGAAGACCTCGCCGGTGCCGATGCTGAAGGAGACACGGTCCACCGCGGTGGTGGAGCGGGTGTCGCCGATGTACTTGACCGTGAGGTTTTTGATGTCCAGGACCGGCTCATGGGAGCCGAAGGAGACTTGGGATACAGTCACTTCGCGGCACTCCGTTCGATGGTTTTTGGTGCCTTGATTTTCCGCAGACGGGGATTGGTGACTTCGTCCACGGCGTAGTTGATCAGGGCCAGGGCGAAGGCGACCAAAGCGATGCAGACTCCGGAAGGCACGAAGACCCACCAGCTGCCCGTGAGCAGGGCGCCTTCGTTGCCGGCCCAGAAGAGGTTGTTGCCCCAGGAGACGGTGCTGACATCGCCCAAGCCCAGGAACTCCAGGCCTGCTTGGGCGCCGATGCCGTAAATGACACAGGCCAGTAGGGTTCCCATGACGATCGAGGCCATGTTGGGGAGGATCTCGCGGAACATGATCCGGCCAGCGCGCTCGCCCGAGACTACGGCAGCGGCTACGAAGTCCTTGGACCGGATGGACAGGGCCTGGGATCGCAGGACTCGGGCCGAACCAGCCCACCCCGTGATGACCAGGACAAGGATCACCGTGCCCAGTCCAGGTGGCAGGAAGGCCGCCAGGATAACCAGCAGCGGCAGGCCGGGAAGGAGCAGGAAGATGTTGGTCAGCAGGGACAATGCCTCGTCGATGAACTTGCCAAAGTAGGCGGATGCGAGTCCCACGAGGATACCGATGAACGTGGACGCCAGGCCTACAGTGAGCCCGACAAACAAGGAACTCCGGGATCCGTGCACGGTCAGGGCAAGGACGTCCTGGCCTTTGGCGGTGGTTCCCAGCCAGTGTTCAGAGGATGGTTCC
This Paenarthrobacter sp. GOM3 DNA region includes the following protein-coding sequences:
- a CDS encoding ABC transporter ATP-binding protein, which gives rise to MTVSQVSFGSHEPVLDIKNLTVKYIGDTRSTTAVDRVSFSIGTGEVFGLAGESGCGKSTIANSIMRLLKDPAKIAGGSISFGGKDVLAMTPEELRRFRWQDVAMVFQSAMNSLNPVLTIGEQIVDIFTTHAGYSRKESLRRAGELLELVRIDPARLKSYPHQLSGGMRQRAVIAMAVALKPSLLILDEPTTALDVVVQQEIMAQIKDLQRELGFSVLFITHDMSLMVELSHRMAVMYGGRIVETAKAQDVYTHPRHPYTQALMGAFPPLTGPRVPLTGLPEGVKFRNIPDLTEAAPGHFIAPFEADMAGIVGTSAVHPAPLEGATP
- a CDS encoding ABC transporter permease, translating into MTTFIEETAAAPAGGPIKAQRPKGPRRKPNRSFVHGLVTNKKALVGMTVMVLFIAIALLAPILFPGDPSKITAMSSLEPSSEHWLGTTAKGQDVLALTVHGSRSSLFVGLTVGLASTFIGILVGLASAYFGKFIDEALSLLTNIFLLLPGLPLLVILAAFLPPGLGTVILVLVITGWAGSARVLRSQALSIRSKDFVAAAVVSGERAGRIMFREILPNMASIVMGTLLACVIYGIGAQAGLEFLGLGDVSTVSWGNNLFWAGNEGALLTGSWWVFVPSGVCIALVAFALALINYAVDEVTNPRLRKIKAPKTIERSAAK